Genomic DNA from Gemmatimonadota bacterium:
CGCCATCAGTGGCGTCGTAGACCGCGGCCAGCTGATCGGCGGCCTCCCGTATATCCGAAATCGCAAGCGCCTCATAGATCTCCACGGCGTTCCGGTCCTGTGTCGCCATAAGCCCGATATCGGCGTCGTAGTCCGTGCTGCCGGCGATGGCTTTTTCAAAAATGGCCGGGTTCGAGGTCATCCCTTTCAAACCGTCTTCCTCGATCAGTCTTCTCAGCCGGCCCGAAGAGATCAGGTCGCGGCTGATGTTGTCCAGCCAGAAACTCTGGCCGTGTCGTGCGAGCTGGATGAGCGGATTAGCCATGGCGGATTCCTTTGTGCGCCGGTCAGCGGCGTGAACTCACGGTTTAAGCCGGTTTATGAACGCCTGGTTCGTTTCGTGACCATTGACGCGCGTTTCGTGACCATTGACGCGCGGTTTGTGCCGGGACTCAAGGGATCAGGACGATTTTTCCATAAGCGCCCGGTTCCATCACGGTGACGTGGGCCCGTGCCGCATCGGCCAGCGGAAACTCCGTTCCCACCACCGGGTTGAGCGTGCCGTTCTCCAGTCCGGCGTGCAACCCGGCGTGGATGGCGGCGAGGTCCTCCGGCGAGGCCAGCAGCAGGACCATGCCCAGGATGCTGGCGTCGCGCGCCATGGCGTCCCGGGGATTGATCTCGATGACGCCTCTGTTGCCTATGACGACCACTCGTCCGCCATAGGCCAGCATATTCAGGTCCTTGTCCAGGTTGACGTTGGCCAGCATTTCCATGATCACGTCGACGCCCAGCCCACCGGTGAGATCCATAATATGTTCCGGGTAGTCGGCGTCGTGGTGGTTGACCACGTAATGGGCGCCCTGTTCCGTCACCAGGGCCGCGCCCCGCTCCGAACCGGCTGTACCGATGACCGTCATGCCGGCGGCACGCGCGAGCTGTACGGCCGCGATGCCCACGCCGCCGCTGGCGCCGTGCACGAGTACCGTTTCGCCGGCCCGGCCTTCCGCGCGCTGGAATAGTCCGCGCCAGGCTGTGGCGTAAGGGATGTACACCCCCGCGCCCTGCTTGAAGGAAACGTTATCGGGAAGCGGCTGCACCTGGCTCGCGGAGCACAGGGCCTGGGACGCGTATGAGCCGGTCAGCGCACCGGCCAGGTATACGCGGTCGCCCACGGCGACATGGGCCGTTTCGTCGCCGACGGCGGCGACGGTTCCTGCGCCGTCCATGCCCGGCGTGTAGGGCAGGTCGGGTTTCATGGCATAGGTTCCCGCGCGAATATAGGTATCTACCGGGTTCACCCCGGCGGCCCGTATGTCCACCAGGATCTGCCCGCCGCCTGCCTGGAGATCCGCGCAGGTTTCGAGTTTCATTACGCCCGGCTCCCCGAACTCGTGAATTCGAATCGCTTCCATATACGTCTCCTCAATTCAGAATCAACCGCAGAGTTTTGCGATCACTTCGTAGAGAATCCGCGGACCCCGCTCCATGTTCTCCACGGAGATGCGCTCGTCGTTGCCGTGGATCCGGCGAAGTTCTTCGTCGATCAGCAGAAAGGGCATGAAGCCGTAGCAATGAATCCCCAGGTCGCGGAAGTAGTGGCTGTCCGTGAAGCCCGAGAGCATGTTCGGTACGACCTCCACATGCCCGTGGTGTCGGGAGACGACCTCCCGCACGACGTCCACGAGGGGAGAATCGAAGGGCGATGCCGAATTGCCGAAGTTCAGAATCGTTTCCATCTCGATCCTGTCGTCGTCGACCACCCTTTTCAACTCCCGGACGAAATCTTCCGGCCTTTCCCCCGGCAGCAGCCTGCAATCCAGCTCGGCCGTCGCCGCCTGAGGTATGATATTGATTTTCTCGCTCCCCTGCAACATGGTTATCGAGATGGTGTTCCGGAGCATCGCCGCGTGATGCTGGTTCCGGAGCAGGTCGGCAAGGAACCCCTTGTCCCGAACGGACTCGCGGATGCGTTCGAAGCGTTTGCGGTATCCGTCTTTCTGCAGATGCGCGACGCCTTCGAAGTAGCAGGCGGCCGCGTCCGTCACCTTGATCGGCGGCGTGTATTGCATGATCGCGTTCAGGGCCCGGATGAGCCGGTTCACGGCGGAATGGGGCTTGGGGCGGGAACCATGACCGGGTTCGCCGCGGGCGACCAGGCGTATCCAGCAGGGCGATTTCTCGGTGATGTCGATGGAATAGACGGCCCTGCCGTTCTCCAGGCGTCCTTTTCCGCTTTCGTTTATCAGGAATTCCGCGTCCGAGACGAGTTCGGGACGGTTATGGGTAATCCAGCCGGCTCCGGCCGATCCACCGGCCTCTTCATCGGCGGTGACGAGAAAGATCACGTCTCGCTTCAGCGGAAAGCGATTCCGGCGCAGCGCGAGAAACACCACCAGCTCCGCGATGCCCAGGTTCTTCATGTCGAGGGCGCCCCGCCCCCAGATGTAGCCGTCCCGGACTACGCCGCCAAAAGGATCGACGGACCAGTAACGGCGGTCGGCGGGGACCACGTCGCTGTGACTCAGCAGAATTACGGCCCGCTTCGAACCGTCCCCTTCCAGCCTTGCGTAGAGATTGGAGCGTCCCGGGGCGGACTCGTAAACCTGGCAGTCTATGCCTTCTTCGGAGAGGATGCGGCTAAGGAAGGCGGTCGCGCGATCTTCGTTCCCGGGGGGATTCGTCGTGTCGATTCGCAGGTATTCGCTCAGCAGTTGTACGGCTTCACGCCCCAACGCGTTCCAGTCCAATGCCCTACATGCTCCCTTCGGCTTGAACCGCCTGCCTGATCACGGCGATGGCGGCCAGGTCGCCCACAGTGTCTCCCAGTCCGGCAGGCACGATCCGTACGGTATCGTAGACTCGTGACCAGGTTTCGCGCCGCAGGTAGTTTCGAATGGGTTCCAACAGAAGATCCTGTGCCTTGACCAGGATGGTGCCGATGACGATAATCTCCGGGTTCAGGATGTTCACGATGTTTCCCAGTCCAACGGCCATGTAACGGGCCGTTTCGTCCACGATCTCCCTCGCGCACGGATCGTTTTTCCTGGCCGCCGCCATGACGGTTTCCGCCGTGAGGCCCTCCAAGTTTCCACCGGCCAGGTCGACCATGAGCGAGCCGGGCGCCGCATGCGCTTTCGCCCGGGCCCTCCTGGCGATCGATGGCCCCGAGCACAGGGACTCCAGGCAGCCGCGCTTGCCGCAACCGCAGGCCGGACCGTCGTCGACGATGGTCATGTGCCCCACTTCGCCGGCCGCGTCGTTCGGACCGCGGTAGAGCCTGCCGTCGAGTATGATGCCGCCGCCGATACCGGTGCTCATGGTCATGTACACCATGTGGCGAAAGCCCCGGCCGGCCCCGAAGGACCACTCCGCCAGGGCGCCGGCGTTGGCGTCGTTTTCAACAAAGGCCGGCAGCGACAGCGCGCTTTCGAGCCACGCCTTCAGCGGCACCTCGTCCCAGCCCGGCAGGTTGGGCGGCGCGTAGACCACGCCCGTTCCCGTGTCCAGGGGACCGCCGCAGCTGACTCCGACGCCGGCCAGGTCCGCGTTGGCAAGCGAACCGCGCGCCATGGCCTCCCGGGACATATCCACCAGGGACGCCACCACGGNNNNNNNNNNGGCACGTCGGAATCGTTCGGCGGGCGAAAGCAGCTCGATACCCGCTCCGGCCTCTGTCGGCCTTCGGACCTTGTGCAGGATGTTTCCGTCCCAATCGGCGATGACCACGGCCAGCTTGGTGCCGCCGATATCATGGCCCAGGAGGTACGGGGCGTTCCGATCGGGCTGGGGCATAATCGCGGGTCGGAGCGTTAATCCTGACTGGAGCATAGTCGCGGGTCGGCACATGAATCCCGAGGCTTCGCGGGCGCCTTCCGGCTTTCAGGAAAGCATGCAGTTATTATAGCCCGCGAACGGCTTGTGTCAACTGCTTTCAACCGGGTCCCGACGCTGTTCCGGGCAGCCAAAAACTGATTGACAGCAACCGTCCGGTCCGGGCATTTTTGCAGGAATCGGAAGGCTGCTTCCCGGTCTGGGCGGCCTTGACCTGAGGCGCACGGATCCGCGGCCGGTCCACGGCCCGCTGGAGGAATGGGAGGAGGACGGCAAATGTTGGATACCAAGATTCTGTGGATGTGGCTGCATGTACTGGGCGTCGTGCTGTGGGCGGGCGGTTTCTTCTACGTCCTGGTCGCGCTCACCCCGGCGCTCCGGTCGGGCAGGGCGTCGGAGGAGCGCGTGGAGATCATGCGCAGGACCGGCGCCATATTCCGGCGGGTATCCTGGACGGCGATCGTCATCCTGGTCGTGAGCGGTTCGTTCAGTCTGTATAACCGGATCATGGATGGGGTGGCCGCCCGGGCGATGTCGTCCCAGCCCGAGCTGTACCCGCTGCTTCCGCCGGGCTACGAAGCCCTGATGACCGTCAAGCTGCTGATCGTGATCGCGTTGATCGTGCACCATGCGGTCCGGCTCCTGGAACCCCGGGTCCTCGAAGACGGCAGCATCGGGTTCAAGTCCAGGGCTTCGGGCATCGTGGGCGCCGTGCTCTTTGCGGCGGCGGTGCTGCTGGGCCTGATCCTGCTGACCATGAACGTCTCTGTCTGATTCGGTTCCATGAAGGATTTCATCGCCCTGACCAAGCCCGGCCTGGTCATCATGCTGGTGCTGACCACCTGCGTCGGGTTCTACCTGGGGTCCGACGGGCCGGTGGACTGGCTGCGCCTGCTGCACACGCTGGCCGGAACCGCCCTGGCGGCCGGGGGCACGCTCGCCCTGAACCAGTTCATGGAGCGAGACCGGGACGCCATGATGCGGCGGACCCGGAAGCGTCCGCTCCCCGCCGGGAAGCTGCGGCCCGCGCAGGCCCTCGGGTTCGGCGTGGCCATCACGGTGGCGGGCCTGTTGTACCTAGCGCTTGTGGTCAACGTCCTGAGCTGCGCGGTCACCGCGTTGATCACCGCCACCTACCTGTTTCTCTATACGCCGCTCAAGCACCGGACCACGCTGTCGACCGTGTTCGGCGCGGTCCCGGGCGCGTTGCCGCCGGTGACGGGATGGGCGGCTGCCCGAAACGAACTGGGGCTGGAGGCCGGCGTCCTGTTCGCCATCCTCTTTCTCTGGCAGATGCCCCACGCCCTGGCGCTGGCCTGGCTCTTCCGCGAAGACTACGCCCGCGCCGGTTTTCAGTTGCTGCCCGCCGTCGATCCCGACGGCCGGTTCACGAGCGTGCAGATCCTGATCAACTGCCTGGCCCTGACCGCCTTCAGCCTGGTCCCGACCATACTGGGCATCTCGGGGATCATCTATTTCTACGCGGCCTTCGCGGCCGGACTGGGCCTGCTCGCTTTCGCCATCCACCTGACCGTGACCCGGACGCAGGCTTCGGCCAGGAACCTGTTTTTTGCGTCGCTGGTGTTCCTGCTGGTCCAGTTCTCCGTGATGGCCTATGACAAGGTGTGAGTACGTGTCGGTATCGCTACGGATGGATGGTTGCGATGTTTGCCGGTATGGTTTTCGACGAGCGGATGCGACGCGATCCAGATCAGGAAATACTTCTGAGGAGTACACGCTGAAATGCTGGAAATTTCCGACCTGCCCCTGATGAATGCCTGCCTGAACACGACCAGCGCGGCTTTCCTGGTCGCGGGCTACGTCAATATCAGGAAGCGCAATGTCGCCGCGCACAGGACGTGCATGCTGGGCGCGGTGGCGGCGTCCGTTCTGTTCCTCACAACTTATCTGATCTACCACTTCAACCACGGAAGCACGCCCTTCACCGGCGAGGGATGGACACGTTACGTCTATTTTACCATATTGATAAGCCACACGATTCTGGCCACGGCCATCGTGCCCATGGTCGTGCTGACGCTGCGCCACGCGCTGAAGGGACGTTTCGAGCGCCACGCGCTGCTGGCCAGGTGGACCCTTCCGATCTGGCTGTACGTGTCCGTTACCGGCGTGCTGGTGTACCTGATGCTCTACCACTGGCCCGTATAGACATGCTCTACCACTGGCCGGGATAGGCGACTGGCATGGCCGTAACCGTTCGCAGCCTGACACTGGCCGCGCTCATGATCGCGCTCATGACGCTGGCGACCCTGATCGTCCGGATCCCCAATCCGGCTACCCAGGGATACATCAATCTCGGCGACGCGATGCTGTTCACCATCGCCCTCGTCTTCGGCTGGCGTATCGGCGGAATCGCGGGCGGCGTGGGTTCCGCCCTGGCCGACGCGCTGGGCGGCTATTTCCTCTGGGCGCCCTGGACGCTCGTCATCAAGGGCTTGGAAGGGATCCTGGTCGGAACGATCGCGGCCTGGGGAGCCCGGGACGGTCGGGATGCCCGGGGCGGTCGCCATCCGCGCCGGATCGCGGCCTTCGTCGCTGTGTTCGTTGGCGGCGCATGGATGGTATCAGGGTACTACGTGGCCGGATCGGTGTTGTTCGGAGGAGTAGCCGCACTGACGGAGATACCGGGTAACCTGACGCAGGCCGGTGTGGCGGTGGTGGTGGCTTTGCCCCTGTCGGTCATATTGAGAAACGCCCTGCAACGGAGTGATTATGGACCTCACGCATCTCGATGAAAAGGGACGCGTCCGCATGGTGGACGTGACGGAGAAATCGGTTACGGAAAGGCGGGCGGTGGCCTACGGTGAAGTGAGGGCGGCTACGGAGACGATCCGGAAGATCTCCGCCGACGAGATGGGCAAAGGGGATGTACTGACCACGGCGAAGATCGCGGGCATCTCGGCGGCCAAGAAGACGGGCGACCTCATCCCCATGTGCCATCCCATCCCGCTGACCCACGTGGAAATCGACATTACCCTGAACGAAGACCAGGGCAGGATCGGCCTCCTGGCCACGGCCGTCGCGTCCGGCAAGACCGGCGTGGAAATGGAGGCCCTGACGGCCGTCTCCGTAGCCGCCCTGACCATCTACGACATGTGCAAGGCCGTGGACCGGACCATGGAGATCGCATCCGTCCTGCTGGCGGAGAAGGAGGGCGGCAAGTCGGGCACGTTCAAGCGGCCCGGGTGGGAGGGTCCGGGGTAGTCCGGACTCATCTTCCCCTGATCGTTTCGATGTAGTCGTCCGTGTTCTCCCTACTTCGCAAAATGCCGCAGATGCGTTCAACGGGATGACGGTCCTTCGCTGCCTTGCGAACGAGCAGGCCCTCTTTCGTCGGTATAATCTCGACCTCGATGCCTTGATGCAATCCATAGCGGTCTCTCAACCGCTTCGGGATCGTAATCTGCCCCCGCTTGGAAATCCTCATACAGCCTCCTGGGTGTGTTGCAGAATCTGCCTTTCACATTAGTCGGTGTCTTGCCGGGATTTCTCGTACTTCACTTCACCGTCCCCATGTCAGCCGAAACTGACATGCGGGTCTTTTTTCTTGACGGCAATCGATTGGGCCATATATTGTAGTGCGACATTAGGAATAATTATGCTTATAAATTCATATTTATTCGGATAAACACGTGAACGCCAAGCACCAGCGCCAGGGCACCCTACGATCACTCATCGAGCGGGGGCACTTCCATACGCACAAGGAGGTGATCGCGGCCCTGCACACGGAAGGGATCGACATCAACCAGGGCACGCTGTCCAAGGATTTCAAAGAACTGCACGTGATCAAGACGCGTCTGGCGGACGGACAGTACAAGTACGTATTGCCGCGTTACTACTCGGTGGAGACTCAGGACGAACTGGTCGAACGGGAGATCCGGGATTTCGTCGTCGGCGCGGAAGACGCCATGAACCAGGTCGTCCTGCAGACCACCGCCGGTCACGCGTCCGGGGTGTGCGAGGCGATCGACCAGGCGGAATGGCCGGAGATCGTAGGCAGCGTGGCGGGCGAGAACACGATTCTCTTGGTCACGAAATCGACCGCCCAGGCCAGCAAAACGCTGAAGCGCATCCGGGCCATCATGAAGCAGAAGAGGTAAGACACATGATCAGACTGGGCATCATAGGCGCGACGGGGTACACGGGCATGGAACTGTACCGCCTGGCGTCGCGTCATCCGGACATCGAGATCGCGTTCGCCACTTCGGAACAGTACACCGGCCAGCACCTCGGCGAGATCTTCCCCCGGGTGGACCCGGACCGGGACATTACGCTGAGATCCCTGGACGACATTTCGGAAGAACCCGCTGACGTGGTCTGTTTCTGCACGCCGGACGGGGTGGCCATGGACCGGGTCGGCGCCTTTCTCGACCGGGGCGTGCGCGTCGTGGACGTCAGTTCCGATTTCCGGTTCGACGATCCGGAGGTGTATACGTCCTGGTACAGCCGGCCGCATACGGCACCGTCGCTCCTGGATTCCGCGGTGTACGGGATTCCCGAATTGAACCGGGATCGCATACGGACGGCCGATCTCGTGGGCAATCCCGGCTGCTATCCCACCGGCGTGATCCTCGGCCTGGCCCCGCTGCTCGAAGAGGATGCGATAGACGCCGGGCAGATCATCGTGGACGCCAAGTCGGGCGTCAGTGGCGCCGGCCGGGGCCTGAAGCTGCGGAATCTCTACGTGGAGGTGAACGACAGCATCACGCCGTACAACATCGGCCATTCGCACCGCCACGTGGGGGAAATCGAGCAGGAACTGTCCAGGTTCTCCGATGGGTGGCCCTATGTGGTCTTTTCGCCCCATCTGACGCCCATGAACCGGGGCATCCTGGCGACGACCTACGTACACGTGAAGAACGGCGCGACCAACGGAGACCTGGCGGCCCTGTACGCGCAGCGCTACGAAGGGGAGCCTTTCATCCGGCTGTCGCAGTCCGGCTATCCCGAGACGCGCTTCGTGACCTGGACGAACTACTGCGACCTGCGGATCGACCGGGTGGACGGATCGGACCTGGCCATCGTCACGTCCGCCATCGACAACCTGGTCAAGGGCGCCGCCGGCCAGGCGCTGCAGAACGTGAACGCCATGTGCGGCCTGGACGAAACGACGGGGCTGATTTAGGGAAAGCGCGGCACGAGACTTACACGACGCGGCACGACGTGGCACGACACAATGCGACGGCACGATCGATTGGGATCATCATGGCACGAAACATCGTGGTAAAACTGGGCGGCGCGACGATCGAGCAGGACGGCGTGATCGAGGAGTTGGCCGCCGACCTTCGGGACCTGCCGGACGTTTTCCCGATCATCGTCCACGGCGGCGGTGCGGAGATCGGCCGGTACCTGGAGTTGCTCGGCAAGGAGTTCACCTTCGTGAACGGCCTCCGGGTCACGGACGGCGACATGGTCGAAATCGTGGAGATGGTCCTGTCGGGCAAGGTCAACAAGGAACTGGTCTCGCGCTTCCAGCACAGCGGCGTGAACGCTCTCGGCGTAAGCGGGAAGGACATGGGCCTGCTGCGGGCGGAGAAGTACCGGGAGGACGGCGTGGACATCGGTTTCGTGGGAGAGATCGTCGAGGTGAATACCGCCCTCTTCGATCTCTGCGCGTCGAACCACGTCACGCCCGTGGTCTCCCCCATTTCGGGGGGCGTCAACGGGGAGACCTACAATGTCAACGCAGACCACGCCGCGCTGGACATCGCCCGGGCCGTGGCCTGCGACGACATCGTGTTCATATCGGACGTGGCCGGCATCCACCGGTCCGACGGCCGGCCCGTTCGCAAGTTGACCCCCGAACTGGCCGATGAACTGATCGAAGCGGGAGAAATCACGGGCGGGATGATTCCCAAGGTCCGCTCCGCCCTCGAGTGCCTGTCCTATGGTGTCCGCCGTGCCCGCATCATCGCGTGGCGGGGGGCCGGAACGCTGCGGAAGGAACTGGCATCGGATGAAAGTGTCTTTGGAACGGTAGTGACCACTGGATGAACCACCGGAAGAAAGGAAAAAGCATGACTACCGAAGAGATCATCGGCCTGGAGGAACAGTACATCGCGCCGACCTACGTACGTCCGCCCGTCGTGTTCGACCGGGGCAGCGGAGCCTACGTCTACGACCTCGAAGGCAGGAGGTATCTCGATTTCCTCGGCGGTATCGCGGTGAATTCCCTGGGCCACGGGGTACCGGAGATCATCGGCGCCGTGGCGCAGCAGGCCGCGAAGCTGATGCACATCTCCAACCTGTACCACACGGAACCCCACGTGAAGCTCGCGAAGCTGCTGGTGGAAAACGCCTTCCCGGCCAGGGTGTTCTTCTGCAACAGCGGATCGGAGTCCATTGAGGCGGCCCTCAAGTTCACCCGCCGGTGGGCGTCCGAAGCGGGCGGCGAAGCCAAGCACGAGATCGTGACCTTCGAGAACGCGTTTCACGGCCGGACTTACGGCGCCGTCAGCGCCACGGCCCAGCCCAAGTACCACGAGGGGTTCAAGCCCATGCTCCCGGGGATGGTCTACCTGCCCCTGAACGAGATCGAGCCCCTCGAAGAAGCGATATCGGCGGAACGGACCGCGGCCGTGATGGTGGAGCCCGTCCAGGGAGAGGGCGGCGTAAACCCGGCGCACGTGGAGTTCCTGCAACATCTGCGCAGGTTGTGCGACGAACGCAGGGTCGCCCTGATCTTCGACGAGATCCAGTGCGGCCTGTGTCGCACGGGCAAGCTCTTCGCCTACCAGCACCACGGCATCGAGCCGGACGTGATGACCCTGGCCAAGCCGCTGGCCGGCGGCTTGCCCATCGGCGCCGTCATGATGAAATCCCACATCGCCGAAGTGCTCAAGCCGGGCATGCACGGCTCCACCTTCGGGGCGAACCCGGTGGCCTGTCACGTAGCCCATGCCGTCGTCAGCAAGATGATCGACGAGGGTCTGGCGGACCGGGCCCTGGAAATGGGCGGCAAACTGACCGCCGGTCTGAATGAGCTCACAGGAACCAACAAGGACATCCGGGGCGCGGGCCTGTTGATCGGCGTGGAATTCGAAGACAAGGTGGGCGACGTGGTGAACGCGTGCCGGGACGGGGGCCTGATCGTGGGAACGGCCGGGGACAACGTGCTCCGCTGCGCGCCGCCCCTGGTGATCGAACAGCGGCACGTGGACGAGGCGCTCGGGATCATCGGCGGAGTGCTGGACGCGCGGTGAGCAGAATGGGAGCATCATGACCGACAGCCGGGACGAAGCACTCAAACAACTCATGGATGATTTCCACGCGTCCATCGACGCGGACCGCCGCCTGTTCCGCGTGGACATCAGGGGCAGTATTGCCTATGCGCGCGGGCTCGTGCGCATCGGCGTGCTCACCGCCGATGAGGGCCGGGTGATCGAAGCGGCACTGGGCGAGATCGAAGGCGAGATCGAAAGCGGCGCCTATACGCTGACCCGGGACCTGGAAGACATCCACATGGCCGTGGAGAAACGCCTCATCGAGAAAGTGGGTCCCGTGGGCGGAAAGCTGCACACGGGCCGGAGCCGGAACGACCAGAACGCCACGGACGAGCGACTGTATCTCCGCGAGGTGGTGGACGACGTCTCCGGGCGGATCCGGGAATGCCAGGCAGCGCTGCTGGGGCTGGCCGAGCGTACCGTGGATGTCGTCTTCCCGGGGTATACCCACCTGCAGCAGGCGCAGCCGATCCGGTTCGCCCACTACGCCCTTTCGCTCCTGTTCGGGCTCCAGCGGGACCGGGAGCGACTGGCGGATTGCCGGAAGCGGATCAACGTCATGCCCCTCGGCGCCGGGGCGATGGCGGGCAGCGCCTTCCCGATCGACCGCGCGTTCCTGGCCGATGAACTGGGTTTCGACGGCATCTCGCCCAACAGCATCGACGCGGTGAGCGACCGAGATTTCAACGTCGAGTTCCTCGCCGCATGCACGACACTGATGATCCGCATCAGCCGGGCCTGCGAGGACCTGGTCATCTGGTCGTCCACGGAATTCGGGTACGTCACGCAGCATCCCCGGCTGGCCACGGGCAGCAGCATCATGCCGCAGAAGAAGAACCCGGACGCCGCCGAACTGCTGCGGGGCAAGACCGGACGCGTCGTGGGCAGCCTGGTCTCCCTCGTTACCATGCTCAAGGGCCTGCCCCACACGTACAACAAGGACATGCAGGATGAAAAGGAACCCCTTTTCGATGCGATCGACACGGTGACCGTCGCGCTGACGGTCTTCACGGCGATCTGGGAGACGCTGGAGGTTAGCGGCGATCGGGTTGAAGAAAACATGGACGACGCCATGCTGGCCACGGACCTGGCGGACTACCTGACCCGGTGCGGCGTGCCGTTCAGGGAAGGACACGGCATTGTGGCCGCCCTCGTGGACGAGGCCATGAACCGAGGCTGCAGCCTGCGGGACCTGCCGATCGAGCTGTATCAGCATTATTCGGAACATTTCGACGAAGCCGTGATCGCCGGGCTCAGGTTCGACGACAGCGCCGACAAGCGCGATCTGCCCGGTGGGACCGGTAAGGACTCCGTGCTGCGCCAGCTGGAACAGGCCCGCGAGATCATCGCGCAGGGATCATAAGATGTGGTTGAGTTCGGCAAGCCAGGACACGGGTATCAAGAGTGCAGGTAGTCATGGAGCAGAACGGCCATGAACAAAGCTGACACGTCTTTGACGCCGGCCTCGAACGGAAGCGACATCGTCATCCGTCCGGCCGTGATCGGGGACGTCCCCGAGATCATGGAGATTCTCCAACCCTATATCGAGGAGGACATCCTCCTTCCGGTGTCGGTCTACCGCCTGTTCGAGCACATCCGTTATTTCGTCGTGGGCGAGCGGGACGGCCAGGTGATAGGCTGCGGTTCCCTCGTGATCGTGTGGCACGACCTGGCCGAGGTGCGGTCCCTGGCCGTCCGGAGAGGATGCCAGGGCGGCGGCGTCGGCGGGCGCATCGTCGACGAACTGATCGCGGAAGCGGAGGAACTGGGCGTCGCCCGGGTCTTCGCCCTGACCTACGAGACCAGCTTCTTCGGCCGCCACGGGTTCGAGGTGGTCGATCGCGAGACCCTGCCGCACAAGGTATGGAAGGACTGTACCTCCTGCGCCCGTTTCACCCACTGCGACGAGATCGCGGTAGCCCGGACGCTGATCCCCGAAGACCAGCGGAAACCGGAACCCGC
This window encodes:
- a CDS encoding AbrB/MazE/SpoVT family DNA-binding domain-containing protein — its product is MRISKRGQITIPKRLRDRYGLHQGIEVEIIPTKEGLLVRKAAKDRHPVERICGILRSRENTDDYIETIRGR
- the argC gene encoding N-acetyl-gamma-glutamyl-phosphate reductase, with translation MIRLGIIGATGYTGMELYRLASRHPDIEIAFATSEQYTGQHLGEIFPRVDPDRDITLRSLDDISEEPADVVCFCTPDGVAMDRVGAFLDRGVRVVDVSSDFRFDDPEVYTSWYSRPHTAPSLLDSAVYGIPELNRDRIRTADLVGNPGCYPTGVILGLAPLLEEDAIDAGQIIVDAKSGVSGAGRGLKLRNLYVEVNDSITPYNIGHSHRHVGEIEQELSRFSDGWPYVVFSPHLTPMNRGILATTYVHVKNGATNGDLAALYAQRYEGEPFIRLSQSGYPETRFVTWTNYCDLRIDRVDGSDLAIVTSAIDNLVKGAAGQALQNVNAMCGLDETTGLI
- the cyoE gene encoding heme o synthase — its product is MKDFIALTKPGLVIMLVLTTCVGFYLGSDGPVDWLRLLHTLAGTALAAGGTLALNQFMERDRDAMMRRTRKRPLPAGKLRPAQALGFGVAITVAGLLYLALVVNVLSCAVTALITATYLFLYTPLKHRTTLSTVFGAVPGALPPVTGWAAARNELGLEAGVLFAILFLWQMPHALALAWLFREDYARAGFQLLPAVDPDGRFTSVQILINCLALTAFSLVPTILGISGIIYFYAAFAAGLGLLAFAIHLTVTRTQASARNLFFASLVFLLVQFSVMAYDKV
- the moaC gene encoding cyclic pyranopterin monophosphate synthase MoaC — encoded protein: MMDLTHLDEKGRVRMVDVTEKSVTERRAVAYGEVRAATETIRKISADEMGKGDVLTTAKIAGISAAKKTGDLIPMCHPIPLTHVEIDITLNEDQGRIGLLATAVASGKTGVEMEALTAVSVAALTIYDMCKAVDRTMEIASVLLAEKEGGKSGTFKRPGWEGPG
- a CDS encoding ECF transporter S component — protein: MAVTVRSLTLAALMIALMTLATLIVRIPNPATQGYINLGDAMLFTIALVFGWRIGGIAGGVGSALADALGGYFLWAPWTLVIKGLEGILVGTIAAWGARDGRDARGGRHPRRIAAFVAVFVGGAWMVSGYYVAGSVLFGGVAALTEIPGNLTQAGVAVVVALPLSVILRNALQRSDYGPHASR
- a CDS encoding M20/M25/M40 family metallo-hydrolase, whose protein sequence is MDWNALGREAVQLLSEYLRIDTTNPPGNEDRATAFLSRILSEEGIDCQVYESAPGRSNLYARLEGDGSKRAVILLSHSDVVPADRRYWSVDPFGGVVRDGYIWGRGALDMKNLGIAELVVFLALRRNRFPLKRDVIFLVTADEEAGGSAGAGWITHNRPELVSDAEFLINESGKGRLENGRAVYSIDITEKSPCWIRLVARGEPGHGSRPKPHSAVNRLIRALNAIMQYTPPIKVTDAAACYFEGVAHLQKDGYRKRFERIRESVRDKGFLADLLRNQHHAAMLRNTISITMLQGSEKINIIPQAATAELDCRLLPGERPEDFVRELKRVVDDDRIEMETILNFGNSASPFDSPLVDVVREVVSRHHGHVEVVPNMLSGFTDSHYFRDLGIHCYGFMPFLLIDEELRRIHGNDERISVENMERGPRILYEVIAKLCG
- a CDS encoding DUF420 domain-containing protein, with amino-acid sequence MLEISDLPLMNACLNTTSAAFLVAGYVNIRKRNVAAHRTCMLGAVAASVLFLTTYLIYHFNHGSTPFTGEGWTRYVYFTILISHTILATAIVPMVVLTLRHALKGRFERHALLARWTLPIWLYVSVTGVLVYLMLYHWPV
- the argB gene encoding acetylglutamate kinase, which gives rise to MARNIVVKLGGATIEQDGVIEELAADLRDLPDVFPIIVHGGGAEIGRYLELLGKEFTFVNGLRVTDGDMVEIVEMVLSGKVNKELVSRFQHSGVNALGVSGKDMGLLRAEKYREDGVDIGFVGEIVEVNTALFDLCASNHVTPVVSPISGGVNGETYNVNADHAALDIARAVACDDIVFISDVAGIHRSDGRPVRKLTPELADELIEAGEITGGMIPKVRSALECLSYGVRRARIIAWRGAGTLRKELASDESVFGTVVTTG
- a CDS encoding ROK family protein, whose translation is VVASLVDMSREAMARGSLANADLAGVGVSCGGPLDTGTGVVYAPPNLPGWDEVPLKAWLESALSLPAFVENDANAGALAEWSFGAGRGFRHMVYMTMSTGIGGGIILDGRLYRGPNDAAGEVGHMTIVDDGPACGCGKRGCLESLCSGPSIARRARAKAHAAPGSLMVDLAGGNLEGLTAETVMAAARKNDPCAREIVDETARYMAVGLGNIVNILNPEIIVIGTILVKAQDLLLEPIRNYLRRETWSRVYDTVRIVPAGLGDTVGDLAAIAVIRQAVQAEGSM
- a CDS encoding NADPH:quinone reductase: MEAIRIHEFGEPGVMKLETCADLQAGGGQILVDIRAAGVNPVDTYIRAGTYAMKPDLPYTPGMDGAGTVAAVGDETAHVAVGDRVYLAGALTGSYASQALCSASQVQPLPDNVSFKQGAGVYIPYATAWRGLFQRAEGRAGETVLVHGASGGVGIAAVQLARAAGMTVIGTAGSERGAALVTEQGAHYVVNHHDADYPEHIMDLTGGLGVDVIMEMLANVNLDKDLNMLAYGGRVVVIGNRGVIEINPRDAMARDASILGMVLLLASPEDLAAIHAGLHAGLENGTLNPVVGTEFPLADAARAHVTVMEPGAYGKIVLIP